A region of Streptomyces sp. NBC_01788 DNA encodes the following proteins:
- a CDS encoding YbjN domain-containing protein, which produces MGSATGATGEAEQQRATRVVEDVLKGAELEWESPRSGTYVVKLPGTRKLSTTLSMIVGRHSLSLNAFVIRHPDENESAVHRWLLERNLKLYGVSYAVDQLGDVYVTGRLPLAAVTADEVDRLLGQVLEAADGSFNTLLELGFASAIRREYAWRVSRGESTRNLEAFAHLTRRPAD; this is translated from the coding sequence ATGGGTAGCGCCACGGGTGCCACGGGTGAGGCGGAGCAGCAACGGGCGACGCGGGTCGTCGAGGACGTGCTCAAGGGCGCCGAACTGGAGTGGGAGAGCCCGCGGTCCGGCACCTACGTCGTGAAGCTTCCCGGCACCCGCAAGCTGTCGACCACCCTGTCGATGATCGTCGGCCGGCACTCGCTGTCCCTGAACGCCTTCGTCATCCGCCACCCCGACGAGAACGAGTCCGCCGTCCACCGCTGGCTGCTGGAGCGCAACCTCAAGCTGTACGGCGTGAGTTACGCCGTCGACCAGCTCGGCGACGTCTACGTCACCGGCCGGCTGCCGCTGGCCGCGGTGACCGCCGACGAGGTCGACCGGCTGCTCGGGCAGGTCCTGGAGGCGGCCGACGGCAGCTTCAACACCCTGCTGGAACTCGGCTTCGCCTCGGCGATCCGCCGTGAGTACGCCTGGCGCGTCTCGCGCGGCGAATCGACCCGCAACCTGGAGGCGTTCGCGCACCTGACCCGGCGTCCGGCCGACTGA